The Sylvia atricapilla isolate bSylAtr1 chromosome 10, bSylAtr1.pri, whole genome shotgun sequence genome contains a region encoding:
- the FAM124B gene encoding protein FAM124B, whose translation MDDGAESLMTVHLLTHLGHSFPLQQTLDRLLEWLCLDIRLFLVSERIPPRKYCERYRKRSCSFPGISVVVFLHEDLGEERIFQVHEQFQRPPWRYQRAQFAHGQSPPYAPCHQDFYGLDEQLPVWGIRRVHCGPEILRVTLYCSFDNYEDAVRLYEMILQREATVQKSTLCVFVLHSTPHVAVQLCLKQLPIGVAAEPRDSSALQFKVQEIGQLVPLLPNPCVPISSTRWQTQDYEGNTILLKVQSSSRTLETNIGLSQHPNNKSSREISQDSMAAPLPVKQANPGRRSQEVRALKEKRKSFPGEVLGSERGGSSLQRRWRCPGGAAAARPCWEAPPLRGQAAGAPQAPLPDSRRHRAPETDADTGLAVGNAGSGRCPLSRFPGALRSSLLPAAAPAAAAARAGSRAPGAPGCPPPAPRASPDLPAQDEEQEFFI comes from the exons ATGGATGATGGAGCAGAGTCTCTGATGACTGTGCATCTCCTCACCCATTTGGGACACTCATTTCCTCTGCAGCAAACTCTGGATCGGCTTTTGGAGTGGCTCTGCCTGGACATTCGCCTTTTCCTGGTGTCTGAGCGAATTCCTCCACGGAAATACTGCGAGAGGTACCgcaagaggagctgcagctttcccGGAATATCCGTCGTCGTTTTTCTGCACGAGGACTTGGGGGAGGAACGCATTTTCCAGGTCCATGAGCAATTCCAGCGCCCTCCCTGGCGGTACCAGCGTGCCCAGTTTGCCCACGGGCAAAGCCCCCCCTATGCCCCATGCCACCAGGACTTCTATGGCCTGGATGAGCAGCTGCCCGTGTGGGGCATCAGGCGGGTGCACTGCGGCCCCGAAATCCTGCGCGTCACCCTCTACTGCAGCTTCGATAACTATGAGGATGCAGTGAGGCTCTACGAGATGATCCTCCAGAGAGAAGCCACCGTGCAGAAAAGCACTTTGTGTGTCTTTGTGCTGCACAGCACCCCACACGTGGCCGTGCAGCTGTGCCTGAAGCAGCTGCCCATCGGGGTGGCGGCCGAGCCCAGGGACTCCTCAGCCTTGCAGTTCAAGGTGCAGGAAATCGGGCAGCTGGTGCCCCTCCTGCCCAACCCCTGCGTTCCTATCAGCAGCACCAGGTGGCAGACACAGGACTACGAAGGAAACACGATTCTGCTCAAG GTTCAAAGCAGCTCCAGGACCCTCGAAACAAACATCGGGCTTTCCCAGCACCCTAATAATAAAAGCAGTAGAGAAATTTCGCAGGACTCCATGGCAGCGCCTCTCCCCGTAAAACAGGCTAATCCTGGGCGGAGAAGCCAGGAGGTCAGAgctctgaaggagaaaagaaaatctttcccagGTGAAGTCCTCGGCTCTGAGCGAGGcggcagcagcctgcagaggcGCTGGCGCTGTCCCGGCGGTGCGGCAGCAGCCCGGCCGTGCTGGGAAGCGCCTCCGCTCCGCGGGCAGGCGGCCGGGGCGCCGCAGGCTCCTCTCCCGGACAGCCGCCGGCATCGGGCACCGGAGACCGACGCGGACACCGGGCTGGCCGTGGGGAATGCCGGCAGCGGCCGCTGCCCGCTGAGCCGCTTCCCCGGCGCCCTGCGGAGCAGCCTCCTGCCGGCCGCagcccccgcggccgccgctgcccgggcCGGGAGCAGAGCGCCCGGAGCTCCGGGCTGccccccgccagccccgcggGCCAGCCCGGACCTCCCGGCGCAGGACGAGGAGCAGGAATTCTTTATATGA